In a single window of the Solea solea chromosome 14, fSolSol10.1, whole genome shotgun sequence genome:
- the insb gene encoding preproinsulin b isoform X2, with protein sequence MVAKWRCSLYLQSPTGQGPLHLKPQAALVHQSFQHSGRLPMARVQRSVSVMLLLLLYSHELSSTPARHLCGSQLVDALYSVCGERGFFYGPSRLYKRDLEHLLGFLSKRSRQEQSLWRGLSGHNEPKVKRGIVEQCCNKPCSINHLEGYCN encoded by the exons ATGGTAGCCAAGTGGAGATGTTCTCTGTACCTGCAGAGTCCCACAGGCCAAGGCCCTCTTCATTTGAAGCCACAAGCTGCTCTGGTGCACCAAAGCTTCCAACACAG TGGTCGCCTTCCTATGGCCAGGGTACAACGGTCAGTGTCAGTGATGCTACTACTGCTACTCTACTCACACGAGTTGTCCTCGACCCCTGCCCGGCATCTGTGTGGTTCTCAACTGGTGGATGCTCTCTACTCAGTATGTGGAGAAAGGGGCTTTTTCTACGGTCCCAGTCGACTCTACAAGCGAGATTTGGAACATCTGCTCG GGTTCCTGTCAAAAAGATCCAGACAAGAGCAGAGCCTGTGGAGGGGTCTGTCTGGTCACAATGAGCCCAAGGTGAAGAGAGGCATCGTGGAGCAGTGCTGCAATAAGCCTTGCAGCATTAACCACCTGGAGGGTTACTGCAACTGA
- the insb gene encoding preproinsulin b isoform X1 has translation MNYSVFCSLQSPCFELGNCRVLSVLSSHYYTIMAWSGRLPMARVQRSVSVMLLLLLYSHELSSTPARHLCGSQLVDALYSVCGERGFFYGPSRLYKRDLEHLLGFLSKRSRQEQSLWRGLSGHNEPKVKRGIVEQCCNKPCSINHLEGYCN, from the exons ATGAATTATTCAGTTTTCTGCTCACTTCAAAGCCCATGTTTTGAGTTGGGGAATTGCCGCGTGCTTTCAGTGTTGTCTTCCCACTATTATACGATCATGGCCTGGAG TGGTCGCCTTCCTATGGCCAGGGTACAACGGTCAGTGTCAGTGATGCTACTACTGCTACTCTACTCACACGAGTTGTCCTCGACCCCTGCCCGGCATCTGTGTGGTTCTCAACTGGTGGATGCTCTCTACTCAGTATGTGGAGAAAGGGGCTTTTTCTACGGTCCCAGTCGACTCTACAAGCGAGATTTGGAACATCTGCTCG GGTTCCTGTCAAAAAGATCCAGACAAGAGCAGAGCCTGTGGAGGGGTCTGTCTGGTCACAATGAGCCCAAGGTGAAGAGAGGCATCGTGGAGCAGTGCTGCAATAAGCCTTGCAGCATTAACCACCTGGAGGGTTACTGCAACTGA